ataacaaaGCTGATTAATGACATAAAATACAGAGATGGGTTTATTTAGGCTGAGATGACCAAACATCACTGTTGATATGGCAGTATGACATATAAAGAACACATAAGATACATACATTATAGATACACAAgacactcagacacatgcaacTACTGGGGGCTTCAGAAATAGTACCATACAGGGGCATAGGAGGGACCTAAGAGATTAATTTTCCCTCACTTGAAATCTACTGTACTAAAGATAAACATAagttataattataaaaaatacacTTCCAACACATTGGAATGCAAAATGTGAATTGTGTTTAAGACAtctttcacaattttttttattttttttcctaaaagttATTGTTGAAATTTacattaatgcattttattaagAACATTTGATACTATAATTAGGCACTGAGTCTTAAACAATAGGTCTTTCTGAAGATCACTTTTATTACTTACTAGTCTCcaaagtcacattttttcttttaaataaaaagtattgtaTGCCATTTTTCTGATAATAGCTTCCCAAACTGACTAAAACCACAACTTTATTGCAATTAAGTTAataggaaacttttttttttttttttgaagaccTTACAATGAAAGCTAGATATCAAATATACAGTGGTGGCAAAGATGATAAAGAATTGTGCTCAAtctaatgaataaattaagaaTTCACAttacctcctttttttttttttttttttttttttgggctgttctctggactTTAAGCTTCATGTCGTGACAACAGTGATACCTTACTCAAACAGaggtcagttttgttttgttttttttctctctagcATTTGTATAACACAAAGACAAATCCAACAATAACATCACTGACAAAACCTGTGCTGCAACTCAGTCTTCAACTTTGTGAGCTGGTCTACAGAAAGTCCAGTGATGCTCCACAGTGTTCTCGTTTGCACGCTCACTCATGTGATGCACCCGCGTATTCCGAATGGTGAAGCCTTGTTTCATGATGTAGTCCATGAGGTGAACCCTTAGGGACACCTCTTGATGGTAGTCACACGGTCCAAAGGTGAATGACACCTGACAGTCTCTTGTATCCATCATGTGTTTGTTCCACTTGGTGAAGTTGTTGGAAATGCCTTCTAACAAGGCATGGAcctttgttgttattgttagcTGTGTGATGATAACAGCAACTGGGTTGGAGTATTTTGACAGTTTCCTAGTGCTAGAGAGCTCCACAACCTGCTCAAAAATGTCAGGAGGGTACAGTGGCTTGGGATCGTTGAGGCACTGGATCAATGGTTCGATCTGGTAGAAATCTGCCTCTTTTCTCAGCAGATCTGTTTCTGTGAAGTCCATAGGAAGGGTAAGCTCAGATGTCCGAAGAAAGTTCAGGATGTACCGGAATAGTGTTCCATCGCGATCGATGAAATAATTCCCTTGGGAATCGCGGGTTGTGGGGAAATCTCCCCGGAACATGGCGCCCAACATGGAGTCTGGATAACGCTGCAGCGTGGATAGACTAGTGGTGTACAAATTGCCTCCCACGTTCAAGGTAACAGGAGTAGTCATCTAGAGGAAAAGAGTTTATTTAATTAGCTAGCATGCTGTAGAACAATGTGTGTATAAGAAATTCATGTAGAGCGTAAAATAAACGTAAGTTATCAGTATACACGAAAAGtgtgcaaatatttaaaaaacctCAAGAACTAACTTTCATGAAGGCAGGGTGCCCAGTGTTGTCTAAGAACACAACTTAGGATAAATGCAAGCTAAACTAGCAGCCTAGTAAACTGAACATTAATCAATTCTTTACCACAAACACTGGCCAATGCACTAATTGCAGTTTGATTTCAAGCCACCACTTACCCTATGGCCCCAGTCTCCATTATCCATTTGTAGAATACCCACTTGGTCAGAACCAAAACAGAGTGGGAACAAACAAGATTGGATCACCTTAATTTtacctattaaaaaaaaaaaaaaaaaagtcactttaaCAGATGCTGTAACAAAAATGTATGGGCAGAAAATGCCTAAAATGCTTGTTGAGGCTTAgtcaaatcattttttttatttttaaagatacATTAGAGTTTGCCATCCTTTTGGAACCTAttagatagattttttttctttttttagagaGGAGATAATTTCCTTATATTGTGTTCAAATATTTatgaattatatatatttttattttcattaattttcatTATGATATGGGTTAGGGTTATGatatgttaaaattattattctgAGACTAAATtccactttaaaagaataagAGGTGGGTGTAAGGTACTACTTGACCAGTAATGTGCACAGTATAACTCTTGATTGATATCAGACCACTTTAATGTAGgttctgcattttattaacaagaaatgtactcttataaataaaataagtcatgaacatcagtgtaaattaaactttgtaaatcaacacacaaatcATATCCTTACTGGACTTTACATACTTTCAATAAACAAGCATGAGACAAACGCATCAAACctaaacagtgaagcagcaacatgcctgGATATCGTTTCTGATTACAGGACGTCTTCATCTGCAGTGTTAATAAATCCATTAAAGCACTCGCAAAATCATactttctttgttaatttaGACATATTGTCACTTGACTTGTAGTTTGGTGtattaaattgcatttgtttgttttgtactttctATAACCTAATTTGATAATGTCCTTATGACATTTTTACCTTTACTttctaaaattcacatttaaactgtaGGTCATCTTATGCCCTGCCAAGCACAATGGCAAAAAGTTGTTTGCCTATAGTGTGTATGCATCAGATCCACTGTACCTCCACTCCCCGGAAAAACAGTTCAggctcaggattttttttttttttcttttactttaagcCCTGAATTATTCACATCAGGGACTGGAATggaaacattattattattattattattattattattattattaagccACCATAGTCTTCAAATGCTGTGaagcaaaaaaggaaaacatgtttgaaaatttACATTTCAGTGACAATTGTCAAACATTCTCTCACTGTGCCGAGTACAATCCGTTTTCACAAAGTGACTACTTCCTGTGTTTCACAAATCTGCAAATCTAGCACAACTATAAAATGAAATCACCGTTAAAAAggataataataaaacagaagaggGCCCACATGAACATTCACAGTTGCTCTGCCCTTTCCCATCATTGAAGCAGTGATGAATCTCATATCAAAAACCATTTAAACGTTTTAGAGACCATCTGGACAAAATTAGTGCAGCTGTGGTTTAGAAACAGGATTCTTACCACTAAAAATAGTTCATTTTGGCAATACTCGTGGTGCACTTTCTCCACATTAAATATGTTAAGACACAACCTGATATGATGCAAAGGTGGAACTGGATGACAATATTAAACTGAGCGTTTTGAACTGGGTGAATCCTAAAAACAAGCAAGCTACACCacacaatgtttgttttatagCTAATAATAAAGAGACATACCGCATTTGGGGGCATAGAAATGAAAGaacttgacaaaaacaacaaacaaagttttgttttaaagttaaattgtGATAGTAGGTAAATGTAGCTTTGACGTACTTTTCAAGGAAGCATTAAATACGAGCGTATGAAACTGGAAATGTAAACGTAACACCAGCTAGCACGGCTAACTGCTAGTTTCCGGCTAGCAAGCTAATACAGCATCCATTAATGCTAGCCGTAGTTACAAATGGGGTTAACGTTGAAATTTAAACCGCACTAATTGAGAGGGAAACAGACGTTTATATCAAAGCCTTACCAATTCTCTTTAATGGTTGCTTGAATTTTCTTATCCAACAGCAGCGGCCTGCAGTCGGTCAGTGTTTAATGGTATAGTCGGGCAGTCATTGATGTTTGGCCGCTCGTCTTATCGGCAGCTGTGGTCGGCTTCAGGCTGCAGCAAAACTGTGCGCACACAAGGAGGATGAAGGAGGGGAGGAGGTCCTCTGCAAAAACACACCCTTGCACACAGAACTGACCTGGCTAGACTGGGCCGTTTTTACACCAAAAAAAGAGATATAAACATAGCctaataaagaaagaaacatggaCTCAAAATGACCAAAACGGACCGCAAATCGACAGctgcaaaaaatgaaaacaactaaaGTGAGACAAACCAACTATAAACCACAAAGATACACATGATAAAATAcatgcaaatttattttaattatacatAAATCCaccaaatgtgtttaaaaaaagtctaaaagattcttttaaaagaaacacaattgGGGAAAGAAAACAGCCTCAAAACCTTGGAACTGGTTGTACTGTAACAGTTTCAGTCTGGGTGTCTTGGTCCTCTCTGGGAGATGGGTATGGGAttgtttgcatatgtgtgtcTGGGGGCCAGTAGTTTGATGCATATTGTTGCAAACACATCAggacacaaatgcacacagacAAATCCACTGACTTTTATTTGCAAGATGCAATTAACTGATTACATatgtaagtacagaccattACAGACcattaattctttttaaatgaacactGCACATCTCTTCTGCTGCATAATGTCGCAtggccttatttatttattaatttatttatttccccttACTAGTCTATGTTCCATGTTCCATGTTGTACCATTGCACCAAGAAAAATGCCTAGTCTGTGAAACCATCACTGACAATGGCAATAAGACTGATTCTGATGCTGATGTTCATAtttgctgtgtgtgtatgtctttaTAAGCATGTAACCTATAAAGACATTGGAATAAGAGGACATGTTCAAAGTCTTCTGTTCAGCAAGATTTCTTTTTGCCACTCTTGGCATTTTGCTGCAGGATAATAAACTCCAGGATGAGTTTGGCTGTTCGACAAGGCTTCTCCATCACCACAGAGTGGCCACAATTATCCAGCAGGTCCACTCTGCACCCAGGCAACACCTCTGTGATGACTGTAGCACCAGAAACATCCACCACCTAGACAAAAATGGGATGATGAATATTTGAGACTCGATAATAACTGAGCTGGGGAAATCTGAGCTGCCGTCTTCATGTTACAAGTTTATACACAACCTTGTGAAAGGATTAGTTTAGAAGCAAAAGCTGTCAGGCGGTCGACTATAAATTAATGCAGACTTTGCCAAGTAACTGTAACGTCGGGGCATCACAGTTACCTGATCTTGTTTGCCCCATATCACTTGTAAGGGTGTAGCTATTAGATGCAAGTGCTCCTGTAAGGCATATCGTGATTTTTCACCAACAATCTCCATAAacactgcaggaaaaaaaaagacagaaatagcTCTTATTTTCCAACATTAGCTGTAGTATAATTCTACAACTGCAATTACACTAAGCTAGAAAGTTTCTGAACACCGTGAACGCACCCTCCTCATAGAATGCGTTGTGAGGTTGTCGGACATCAACGAGTCCTTGAAGAATCTAAAAACCATAAAGAGTTAAACATCCATGGAAATGTGgaagaacatttttcttgttattttgaTATGGGTAGTTTGTGtatagaaaaaaatcacattttaagaGTGGACCTGACCTGCTGAGGAATTTTAAAGCGGACATGGGAACACAGTCTGAACATGTCCTCCATCTCTTCAGGTGTGGTGGGGATCAGCGGGATGTTTAGTGTGTAGTTGCTGTGCTCCAGGTCCTGCAGGTGATTATCAAATTTGGTCTCACATGGGTGTCTTATACCTGCAGggtgaaaacatattttactgATGAGAAACTGATGATGTATGGatagtaaaagtttttttttatttctgcatttcacactgtaaatgttttttatcaTGTGCACAAAAGCATCACCATACAAACAAGGATGCTGACTTTTAAACTGTGTGATAACAGTCCAAATAAAGAGttcaattaaaacttttttttagagCCCATGCAACATTTACTACAGAATCATGTCTGTAATGAAAATCAGAACCAGTTAGTATTAGTTTCAGTTAACTGTCTAAgcctaatcttttttttaactctcaaAAACTTCCccttaaaatgtactttttttgccctgatataaaaatattacaaaatacaaacacttaGATATACACATGTGAATTTGGGTGACTGACCATCTGGACAAATGAGAGTCATGCTACAGATTTTTGAGGGATAGCAGGCTGCATAAACCCCTGCTACGTTTCCCCCCATGGAGGTTCCGACCAGGTGGAATGGTTTCCTGTTTAATCGAATGGTTTCCACAAACTAAGAAGAATGAtggacaaaaacagattttaagtgAAATGACTTAGTTATCAGAAAAATACACctctatattttaaaatgctttccTCGTTGTACCTGATGGATTCTTCTGACTTGTCCCTGTATGGAATAATCCTCAGTGTTGGTGCGTGTTGTCCCCTCATGGCCAGGCATGTCCACACATATGATGTGCAGATGTTTTGGTAAGTACTGTAATAGCAGAGGAGAAAAATGGCATCTTTATGCATAAAACAAGTCTAAATatctaaattaataaaataatattatagATATTTACATATAGAAACATTTACTCATCAAAACAGCTTCATTTCACATTATCTCAAGACCTgcaatttaatcatttttgtgCTGTTAGTTCACTGAAAATACCAAATTTCTACTTCAGAGAATTATATGCACTGAGATAAAGCCAGTTGAGACTTAATACTTTtagattataataaaaaaatgatatgTTTTTAGTTAATCCAACCTTGACAGCAGTCAGCCATGTATCTTTGTGGGCAGAGAAACCATGAAGCATTAAGATAGAAGGTCTCATCCCAGGTTTTCCTCTGTATGAGTAACAAAAGCGATAACCACCACAGTCTGCATAACGCACCTGCATGCCCAAAGTCCTCCTCCAGTACCTAAAGACAAACAGGTAAATCTGAGCTTAAAGATTAAGACATGATCTCAGTGAAATTTAAATATGGACCAATTTAGGTTACTGCTAAAATACCCAAAGGGTTTTATACTTCAGTCACATGTGTGACTTAGCAGCTCTATAAATAACCCTGGCTCTTCACTCCTCACAGGATCTTTCTAAAGACATGAAGTTTTTGAAAGGATAAGCCTGCATTCAAGGTAGTCTTAATAAAGTCATTGCACGCCTACATGTAAATGTTAAGACTTGCAGCAACAAAGCAGAGAGTTTTTCATGATGAGGGACAAAGTTCACATCCACTGAGTTTGTGTGTATTGTAATAagtaacataaaacataaatattataGTATGGATTTGAGTCCTAACATTAAAAAGAGTCATGACATAAAATATTTGACAGATAAAAACGCATAATGCACAAGTATTACTATGGAAGTCATTAGCCAAGTTTTACAAAGATGATGCTAATATGCTCAACAAAGTATcagaaaaatagatttaaaaaatgaaaatgagattaaaaaaatgttttcaaagaaaTTTGACTTTAGATAGCAAACTATGAACTGAAAAACAACACCAGACATGAACGAAACAGCAGCCTTCATTGATCCATAGCAAAGCCAGCTCATCTACCAACCAGTAATATACTTTAATGAGCACAGATGGCCAAAGAAAGAAGGAAGCCAGAAAAGCCAGGATGGGGATGGCCAGTGTTCCTCCAGCAATGATAAACAGGTTCACCACATCTAGATCAGCTGCCATGGCTGACCTAAAAAcatattaacacacacacatgcatatattgCCAGATTACCAGAAGGAGAAAATTTATTAAATACTTTTCAGACTTGCGCAAACCACAACTAATAAATGTTTCTTTCCCACATCTATTTGAatataggttaaaaaaaaacttacttttctttcttcttcttttttgttccaAGCAGACGCACATGAACTCTGGTTCAGCTGGAAAGCTGCTGATTAGTTTTACTGAAACTAATACCGCTTGGTTACTTACAATGTTTAATCTTTGAACATTTACAAAATAGACTTCTGTTtctgaatttttaaataaaacctgcCTCTGTGTGGAGAGTAGTTAGTGCTGTGAGATTATGTTTGCTCTGGTGAAACTCATTGATTATTACTCATCATTAGGGAAAACCAGGACACTACATTCGGTcaatcttttaaagtggaagCATAGGTCCGACTTTGCTTTTCACCAAGCTCTGACAGTATGAAGTAAAAATGTATCACAGAAGCAGGTTTAAATAAATAGCAAATAAAATAgctaataaaaaactaaaataacattttcacaAAACTATATTCTAAAAAAGTTCTCTGCTGGCTTGTTTCCTGGAACCTGGTTGAACAGTATGAATATTTGATGTAAATTCCTTCAGTTTTACATTCCTCGTGAATATTTAtggatttttctctctttgttatAGCTCAAGTTTGCAAGCTGCAAGAGTCTTTCTAACAGTACAAACTCAAAAGCTTTACTCTGTCTGCATCACCTTTTACTTGTAATAATTTGGtgaaatttaaaatggaaaaaatgtttcAATCCTGAATAGTTGACAGAGTTCCACATTGGTGTTGCAAAAATGACTGTAAATGCTTTGTGTTTCTACAAAGGAAAATATCATTAGAATAGAAAACTGGACTACTGGAAAGACCATTATATATTAACATCACTCTGCCTCACTTAAAGGAAGCCCTGAAAAGTcatcttaacatttttaaattgagGTTCAAATCTaaactttatcattttttataagaaaaatgccctttttttttactggaaacAAAAATAGTTCTCTGAAGTAGTTCCCGCTAAAGCCATTGTTCATCAGTGTTTTCTCAAAGATATACATTGCTGGTAAAATTTGGATGCAAGAAAGAACTTAGAGAACTCTTTATTACTGTTTGAGCATTTTCGgcttataaaaacacatttccatCAGTTTAGAAGTTAAAAACAAGTCCAGAACTCACCACTGGGTGTCATAACAGAG
This region of Melanotaenia boesemani isolate fMelBoe1 chromosome 13, fMelBoe1.pri, whole genome shotgun sequence genomic DNA includes:
- the kctd6b gene encoding BTB/POZ domain-containing protein KCTD6 isoform X1, yielding MDNGDWGHRMTTPVTLNVGGNLYTTSLSTLQRYPDSMLGAMFRGDFPTTRDSQGNYFIDRDGTLFRYILNFLRTSELTLPMDFTETDLLRKEADFYQIEPLIQCLNDPKPLYPPDIFEQVVELSSTRKLSKYSNPVAVIITQLTITTKVHALLEGISNNFTKWNKHMMDTRDCQVSFTFGPCDYHQEVSLRVHLMDYIMKQGFTIRNTRVHHMSERANENTVEHHWTFCRPAHKVED
- the kctd6b gene encoding BTB/POZ domain-containing protein KCTD6 isoform X2, translating into MTTPVTLNVGGNLYTTSLSTLQRYPDSMLGAMFRGDFPTTRDSQGNYFIDRDGTLFRYILNFLRTSELTLPMDFTETDLLRKEADFYQIEPLIQCLNDPKPLYPPDIFEQVVELSSTRKLSKYSNPVAVIITQLTITTKVHALLEGISNNFTKWNKHMMDTRDCQVSFTFGPCDYHQEVSLRVHLMDYIMKQGFTIRNTRVHHMSERANENTVEHHWTFCRPAHKVED
- the abhd6b gene encoding monoacylglycerol lipase ABHD6b, with translation MAADLDVVNLFIIAGGTLAIPILAFLASFFLWPSVLIKVYYWYWRRTLGMQVRYADCGGYRFCYSYRGKPGMRPSILMLHGFSAHKDTWLTAVKYLPKHLHIICVDMPGHEGTTRTNTEDYSIQGQVRRIHQFVETIRLNRKPFHLVGTSMGGNVAGVYAACYPSKICSMTLICPDGIRHPCETKFDNHLQDLEHSNYTLNIPLIPTTPEEMEDMFRLCSHVRFKIPQQILQGLVDVRQPHNAFYEEVFMEIVGEKSRYALQEHLHLIATPLQVIWGKQDQVVDVSGATVITEVLPGCRVDLLDNCGHSVVMEKPCRTAKLILEFIILQQNAKSGKKKSC